In the genome of Cellvibrio sp. KY-YJ-3, one region contains:
- the ssb gene encoding single-stranded DNA-binding protein yields MARGINKVILIGNIGQDPEVKYMPSGGAVTNVSVATSETWKDKNTGQPQERTEWHRVVFFNRLGEIAGEYLKKGSKVYIEGALRTRKWQAQDGTDRYTTEIVASEMQMLDGRGDGAGMGNNMGAGGFDQTPQYNNQQHSNAPAQNAYNQAAAKPAANNQGGGNQGGFGQPANRPAPQQNVPPQPAGFDSFDDDIPF; encoded by the coding sequence ATGGCTCGCGGGATTAACAAAGTAATTTTGATCGGCAATATCGGGCAAGACCCGGAAGTAAAATACATGCCTTCTGGCGGTGCCGTGACTAACGTCAGCGTAGCTACCTCCGAAACCTGGAAAGACAAAAACACCGGTCAACCGCAAGAGCGCACCGAGTGGCATCGAGTTGTATTTTTTAATCGCCTGGGGGAAATCGCGGGCGAGTATCTGAAAAAAGGCTCAAAGGTATATATCGAAGGTGCACTGCGCACGCGTAAATGGCAGGCGCAAGACGGCACTGATCGCTACACCACCGAGATTGTGGCGAGCGAAATGCAAATGCTGGACGGTCGCGGTGACGGCGCAGGTATGGGCAACAATATGGGCGCGGGCGGGTTTGATCAGACTCCTCAGTACAATAACCAACAGCACAGCAATGCGCCTGCACAAAATGCCTATAACCAAGCTGCAGCTAAACCGGCAGCCAATAATCAGGGCGGTGGCAATCAAGGTGGTTTCGGCCAGCCCGCGAATCGCCCTGCACCACAACAAAACGTACCGCCGCAACCGGCGGGTTTTGACTCATTTGATGACGATATTCCATTCTGA
- a CDS encoding MFS transporter, with protein MKQPTLPFWQVWNVSFGFLGVQLGFALQNANVSRVLSDLGADLHSLSLFWLAAPIMGLLVQPIVGAASDRTWNRVGRRRPYILGGAIAAAAGMLLMPNASLFVAFITPMLFGGLMLALMDGAFNVTMQPFRALVADMVPNEQRTLGYSIQALLINIGAVIGSILPFVLTNVIGLENTAPKGEVAPTVTWAFYIGASALFLTVLWTVIRTKEYAPAEYNRYKGLTAAVAPAVKPSLLKRLGDFWQLFIHMPKTMRQLAIVQFFSWFSLFIMWVYTTPAITQYIWGIDAKWFDSDYLHSLETIPPEIAAAKGAAGDWVGIIFAAYSLFAALFSLVLTRIANRFGRKLTYSLSLLAGGLGYLSFVLFQNAEIVHVDLWITQVDIPQGALDLLIPMIGIGIAWAAILAMPYAILAGSLPADKTGVYMGIFNFTIAAPQIVSGLVAGQILKYVFHNEAIYIVMLAGVFMILGALSVYFVQDNNAANDAAAVPQGH; from the coding sequence ATGAAACAGCCCACCCTTCCCTTTTGGCAGGTCTGGAACGTCAGTTTCGGCTTTCTGGGAGTTCAACTCGGTTTTGCGCTACAGAACGCCAACGTCAGCCGCGTGCTTTCGGATTTGGGGGCAGATTTACATTCACTCTCACTCTTCTGGCTTGCTGCGCCCATTATGGGTTTGTTGGTACAGCCGATTGTGGGTGCTGCGTCTGATCGCACCTGGAACCGTGTGGGCCGCCGTCGTCCTTATATTTTAGGCGGTGCGATTGCCGCCGCCGCTGGCATGTTATTGATGCCCAATGCCTCGCTCTTTGTCGCCTTTATCACCCCTATGCTATTTGGCGGTTTGATGTTGGCGCTGATGGACGGCGCCTTTAACGTCACCATGCAGCCCTTCCGCGCGCTGGTAGCAGATATGGTGCCCAATGAGCAGCGCACCCTCGGTTACTCCATTCAGGCATTGCTGATTAATATCGGCGCCGTGATCGGCTCCATCCTGCCGTTTGTGCTCACCAATGTGATCGGGCTGGAAAATACTGCCCCCAAGGGTGAAGTTGCCCCCACCGTCACCTGGGCCTTTTATATCGGTGCCAGCGCCTTGTTCCTCACGGTGCTTTGGACTGTTATCCGCACCAAGGAATACGCACCTGCGGAATACAATCGCTACAAGGGCCTGACCGCCGCCGTTGCGCCTGCGGTGAAACCTTCCCTGTTGAAACGCCTGGGGGATTTCTGGCAGCTGTTTATCCATATGCCCAAAACCATGCGCCAACTGGCGATAGTGCAGTTCTTTTCCTGGTTCTCCCTGTTCATTATGTGGGTCTATACCACCCCGGCAATCACCCAATATATTTGGGGCATAGACGCCAAATGGTTTGATTCGGATTACCTGCATTCACTGGAAACCATTCCCCCGGAAATCGCCGCCGCCAAAGGCGCTGCCGGTGACTGGGTAGGTATTATTTTCGCCGCTTACTCACTTTTTGCTGCATTGTTTTCTCTTGTGCTCACACGCATCGCCAATCGTTTTGGTCGCAAGCTGACCTACTCGCTCTCACTACTGGCGGGCGGCTTGGGTTATTTGAGTTTTGTGCTGTTTCAAAATGCAGAAATTGTGCATGTGGACTTATGGATCACCCAAGTGGATATTCCTCAAGGCGCGCTGGATTTATTAATTCCGATGATTGGCATCGGCATCGCATGGGCGGCAATTCTCGCCATGCCCTACGCGATTCTGGCCGGCTCACTGCCCGCCGATAAAACCGGTGTGTACATGGGCATTTTCAACTTCACCATCGCCGCGCCGCAAATTGTGTCCGGTTTGGTTGCGGGGCAAATTTTAAAATATGTATTCCACAACGAAGCGATTTATATCGTGATGCTGGCGGGTGTATTTATGATTCTCGGTGCGCTGTCGGTTTATTTTGTGCAGGACAACAATGCCGCAAACGACGCGGCCGCAGTTCCTCAGGGTCATTGA
- a CDS encoding LacI family DNA-binding transcriptional regulator: MKDDKPTSFDIAYRAGVSQSTVSRALRNSPLVNEETRLKVQQIARELNYKVDKNASSLRSQQTKTIALLLCEHHGTGNSLINPFFLSMVGSITRASANRGFDLLISFQQFSEDWHADYEDANRADGIIFLGYGDYETFVKKLTYLTEVGAHFITWGPVLEGQPGVSIGCDNFNSAYNAAQHLIALGHKNIAFLGDVSEHSPEFADRYHGFCKALQEAGIAVDPKLQVAAETSEAEGYKATMSLLQRRVPFDAVFGASDLIAIGAMTALEEAGMHVPQDVALMGFDDIPMAAYTHPALTTVQQDTQLAGELLVENLLKLVSGERPESMLLPAKLMVRSSCGAKPFKK, translated from the coding sequence TTGAAAGACGATAAACCCACATCCTTTGATATTGCCTACCGCGCGGGCGTATCCCAATCGACCGTGTCGCGCGCATTACGCAATAGCCCGCTGGTCAATGAAGAAACACGGTTGAAAGTGCAGCAAATTGCACGCGAACTCAATTACAAAGTGGACAAAAATGCGAGCAGTTTGCGTTCACAACAAACCAAAACTATCGCCTTGTTATTGTGCGAACACCACGGCACCGGTAATTCCTTAATCAACCCTTTTTTCCTCTCGATGGTGGGCAGTATTACCCGTGCATCGGCCAACCGCGGCTTTGACTTATTGATTTCCTTCCAGCAATTTAGTGAGGACTGGCATGCAGATTACGAGGATGCCAATCGCGCTGATGGCATTATCTTTTTGGGTTATGGCGATTACGAAACCTTTGTAAAAAAACTGACTTATCTCACTGAAGTCGGCGCGCATTTTATTACCTGGGGGCCGGTACTTGAAGGGCAACCCGGCGTCTCCATTGGCTGCGATAATTTCAACAGCGCCTACAATGCCGCCCAACATTTAATTGCACTCGGGCATAAAAATATCGCTTTTCTCGGTGACGTATCCGAGCACAGCCCTGAATTTGCTGACCGCTATCACGGCTTTTGTAAAGCGTTGCAGGAAGCCGGTATTGCGGTAGATCCGAAACTGCAAGTCGCCGCTGAAACCTCGGAAGCGGAAGGCTACAAAGCGACCATGAGTTTACTGCAGCGTCGCGTACCTTTTGATGCGGTATTTGGTGCGAGCGACTTGATTGCCATTGGTGCCATGACGGCATTGGAAGAAGCGGGCATGCATGTGCCGCAGGATGTTGCGCTTATGGGTTTTGATGATATTCCCATGGCGGCCTACACCCATCCGGCACTCACCACGGTGCAGCAGGATACGCAATTGGCGGGTGAATTATTGGTAGAGAATTTGTTAAAGCTGGTGAGTGGGGAGCGGCCGGAATCTATGTTGTTGCCGGCAAAATTAATGGTGCGCAGTTCCTGCGGTGCAAAACCATTTAAGAAATAA
- a CDS encoding ABC transporter substrate-binding protein has product MTTNTFLSATFALAFFTWRHFTRGLLVSCLGISLAVAASPQAASAGVAADATIKLWNGNKTASRQQYEREVLELALKASSKKTGDWALVEDLTDYPRAEDEASVFRSKGFDIFGTVAGNAKLANEEKTLIPLPLMKGLLGHRILIIRAADKEKFAAIKTPAQLQQFTMGIPATWADAELFRQNGYPVVEKGSFEELFTRLENKEFDYVTFGANEVTSVFKERAAKSGQLMVESSLLVFYPFPLVFYVNPDNTALAERVTQGLKIISENGELDKIFDRYFAADLTAVNLHRRTMITLKNPILPSEMADFKPSL; this is encoded by the coding sequence ATGACAACAAACACATTTTTATCGGCAACTTTTGCGTTAGCTTTTTTCACTTGGCGCCACTTCACACGCGGGTTATTGGTGAGCTGCTTGGGGATTTCACTCGCGGTTGCCGCAAGCCCACAAGCGGCGTCTGCCGGAGTTGCCGCTGACGCAACCATCAAGCTGTGGAACGGCAATAAAACAGCATCGCGCCAGCAATATGAGCGCGAAGTATTGGAATTAGCGTTGAAGGCGAGCAGTAAAAAGACGGGTGATTGGGCGCTAGTGGAAGATTTAACGGATTACCCGCGCGCGGAAGATGAAGCCAGTGTGTTTCGCAGCAAAGGCTTCGATATTTTTGGCACTGTCGCAGGCAATGCCAAGTTGGCCAACGAGGAGAAAACCTTAATTCCACTGCCGCTGATGAAAGGATTATTAGGGCATCGCATTTTAATTATTCGTGCCGCAGACAAAGAAAAGTTTGCGGCGATTAAAACTCCCGCGCAGTTGCAGCAATTTACGATGGGTATTCCCGCCACTTGGGCCGACGCCGAACTGTTTCGCCAAAATGGCTACCCGGTGGTAGAGAAGGGCAGTTTTGAAGAGCTGTTTACTCGCTTGGAAAATAAAGAGTTTGATTATGTGACCTTTGGTGCAAACGAAGTTACAAGTGTGTTCAAGGAGCGCGCTGCTAAATCTGGCCAATTGATGGTGGAATCTTCGCTGCTAGTGTTTTATCCATTTCCGCTGGTGTTTTATGTCAATCCCGACAACACCGCGCTTGCGGAGCGAGTAACCCAAGGGCTAAAAATCATCAGTGAAAATGGTGAATTGGATAAAATTTTTGACCGTTATTTTGCTGCCGATTTAACTGCAGTTAATTTGCACCGGCGCACAATGATCACCTTGAAAAATCCTATCCTGCCCTCTGAGATGGCTGACTTTAAACCCTCGCTGTAA
- a CDS encoding S1 family peptidase: MMKLITSLLVAALSVPVSAGIIRHDTPDSWYTGFANDPAFNGVGLIFGDTGASPYSCSGTVINKNWVLTAGHCVNKAQAMQFYLPGETGWRFYEADTWVSHENFSDYGLVDGWDIGLMHFKTDFDVAPAQLYNGNNEFLHSSASVGFGYTGNGETGIEGIDYQRRAGTNIVDNIWSLQGDGDQILWSDFDHPTDQSFNFFDFIGADFDDLATVLEIMVAPGDSGGGVFIQENGQIYLAGVHSFITDFTNNGLVDYGDAYGSTRVSSFIDWIDFHIATHEVPEPGSVLLLMLGGLGLFIQRRRMV; the protein is encoded by the coding sequence ATGATGAAATTAATAACAAGTTTGTTAGTTGCCGCACTAAGCGTGCCTGTCTCTGCAGGCATTATCCGCCACGACACCCCCGATTCCTGGTATACCGGTTTTGCGAATGATCCTGCCTTTAATGGGGTGGGTTTAATTTTTGGTGATACCGGCGCCTCGCCCTACTCTTGCAGCGGAACGGTAATCAATAAAAATTGGGTGCTAACTGCGGGGCACTGCGTCAATAAAGCGCAGGCGATGCAATTTTATTTGCCGGGTGAAACGGGTTGGCGTTTTTACGAGGCAGATACCTGGGTCTCTCATGAAAACTTTAGTGATTATGGCCTTGTCGATGGTTGGGATATAGGCCTAATGCATTTCAAGACGGACTTTGATGTGGCCCCTGCACAACTCTATAACGGCAACAATGAATTTTTGCATTCATCGGCCAGTGTCGGTTTTGGTTATACCGGAAACGGAGAAACGGGAATAGAAGGTATCGATTATCAGCGCCGCGCAGGTACTAATATTGTTGACAACATTTGGTCATTGCAGGGTGATGGCGACCAAATTCTTTGGTCTGACTTTGATCATCCAACCGATCAATCTTTTAATTTTTTCGATTTTATCGGCGCGGATTTTGATGATCTGGCGACAGTGCTCGAGATCATGGTTGCCCCAGGTGATTCCGGTGGTGGTGTTTTTATTCAGGAAAATGGCCAAATTTATTTGGCGGGTGTGCATTCGTTTATCACCGATTTTACCAACAACGGTTTGGTCGATTATGGCGATGCCTATGGTTCAACGCGAGTCAGCAGTTTTATCGACTGGATCGATTTTCACATTGCGACCCATGAAGTACCCGAACCCGGCAGTGTGCTATTGCTAATGTTGGGTGGGCTAGGGCTGTTTATACAGCGTCGTCGCATGGTGTAA